A DNA window from Trichosurus vulpecula isolate mTriVul1 chromosome 2, mTriVul1.pri, whole genome shotgun sequence contains the following coding sequences:
- the ASNSD1 gene encoding asparagine synthetase domain-containing protein 1 isoform X2 translates to MCGICCSVTFSIGHGGYDFLHRNLLHNLKRRGPDSSQQVLKNDNDYHCLFSGHVLHLRGLLTPQPIEDEKGNVFLWNGEIFSGIYVGTEENDTQIMFNHLSSYNNESEIMSLFSSIRGPWAFIYYQASSHCVWFGRDYFGRRSLLWHFSNTGKGFCLASVGTEAAGIVNQWQEVPACGIFRIDLKSSAISKHIILKLYPWKYISEENTVEEVDKSLNQILDDLPKFVSVEINEGRLCLKTPVAPLNTELPQGSFESDHSSHIPATIENLQVFLKHEHMKKAVHRLIDVLSEAVKKRVLCLSRTESLFLNDDLSKASAKEANIAILFSGGIDSMVIASLADRHVPFDEPIDLLNVAFMTKERTGHTTFTKKSGKLKKSLETSSEESSKGLATTADNIQDQNFNVPDRLTGRAGLKELKAINPLRIWNFVEINVSLEELQRMRQHRISQLVQPLNTVLDDSIGGAVWFASRGAGCAMKEDEMKPYQSSAKVVLTGIGADEQLAGYSRHRVRFKTHGLEGLNKELEMELGRISSRNLGRDDRVIGDHGKEARLDFAPWSW, encoded by the exons ATGTGtggcatttgttgttcagtcactttctcCATTGGACATGGGGGGTATGATTTTTTGCACAGGAACCTACTCCATAATCTTAAACGACGGGGACCCGACAGTAGTCAACAGGTGTTAAAGAATGATAATGATTATCACTGTTTGTTTTCTGGTCATGTCCTTCACTTAAGAGGCCTTTTGACTCCCCAGCCTATTGAAGATGAAAAAGGCAATGTATTCCTTTGGAACGGAGAAATCTTTAGTGGAATATATGTAGGAACTGAAGAGAATGATACTCAAATTATGTTTaatcatctttcttcatataatAATGAATCTGAAATCATGTCACTTTTTTCAAGCATCCGTGGTCCATGGGCTTTTATTTATTACCAGGCCTCTAGTCATTGTGTGTGGTTTGGTAGGGATTATTTTGGTCGTCGCAGCTTACTTTGGCATTTTAGTAATACTGGGAAGGGTTTCTGCCTTGCCTCAGTGGGTACTGAAGCTGCTGGAATAGTAAACCAGTGGCAGGAAGTTCCAGCATGTGGAATTTTCAGAATTGATCTTAAATCCTCTGCCATTTCCAaacacataattttaaaattgtatccTTGGAAATATATTTCTGAAGAGAATACAGTAGAGGAAGTTGACAAGAGTCTTAATCAGATTTTAGATGATTTGCCAAAATTTGTATCCGTTGAGATAAATGAAGGCAGACTTTGTCTTAAGACACCTGTTGCTCCATTAAATACAGAGTTGCCACAAGGTTCATTTGAATCTGATCATAGTTCCCATATCCCAGCTACTATAGAAAAtcttcaagtttttctgaaacatgAGCACATGAAGAAAGCAGTTCATCGGTTAATTGATGTCTTAAGTGAAGCAGTAAAGAAACGAGTTTTATGTTTATCTAGGACTGAAAGTCTATTCCTAAATGATGACCTTTCTAAAGCCTCTGCTAAGGAGGCAAATATTGCAATACTTTTTTCTGGTGGCATTGATTCCATGGTTATTGCAAGCCTTGCTGATCGACATGTTCCTTTTGATGAACCAATTGATCTTCTTAATGTTGCTTTCATGACTAAAGAACGGACTGGGCATACTACTTTCACCAAAAAAAGTGGTAAACTGAAAAAAAGTCTTGAAACATCTTCTGAGGAAAGCAGTAAAGGACTTGCTACCACAGCTGATAATATTCAGGACCAGAATTTTAATGTGCCAGACCGACTCACTGGCAGAGCAGGACTAAAGGAATTGAAAGCTATaaatcctttaagaatttggaattTTGTTGAAATTAATGTTTCCCTGGAAGAACTACAGAGAATGAGACAACACCGGATAAGCCAATTAGTTCAACCGTTGAATACAGTTTTGGATGACAGCATTGGTGGTGCAGTCTGGTTTGCATCTAGAGGAGCTGGCTGTGCTATgaaagaagatgaaatgaaaCCATACCAAAGTTCTGCAAAG GTAGTTCTTACTGGGATTGGTGCTGATGAACAGCTTGCAGGATATTCTCGTCATCGTGTTCGCTTCAAGACACATGGTCTAGAGGGATtaaataaagaactggaaatggaacTGGGTCGAATTTCTTCTAGAAATCTTGGCCGTGATGACAGGGTTATTGGCGATCATGGAAAAGAAGCAAG ACTTGACTTTGCCCCGTGGAGTTGGTGA
- the ASNSD1 gene encoding asparagine synthetase domain-containing protein 1 isoform X1, with translation MCGICCSVTFSIGHGGYDFLHRNLLHNLKRRGPDSSQQVLKNDNDYHCLFSGHVLHLRGLLTPQPIEDEKGNVFLWNGEIFSGIYVGTEENDTQIMFNHLSSYNNESEIMSLFSSIRGPWAFIYYQASSHCVWFGRDYFGRRSLLWHFSNTGKGFCLASVGTEAAGIVNQWQEVPACGIFRIDLKSSAISKHIILKLYPWKYISEENTVEEVDKSLNQILDDLPKFVSVEINEGRLCLKTPVAPLNTELPQGSFESDHSSHIPATIENLQVFLKHEHMKKAVHRLIDVLSEAVKKRVLCLSRTESLFLNDDLSKASAKEANIAILFSGGIDSMVIASLADRHVPFDEPIDLLNVAFMTKERTGHTTFTKKSGKLKKSLETSSEESSKGLATTADNIQDQNFNVPDRLTGRAGLKELKAINPLRIWNFVEINVSLEELQRMRQHRISQLVQPLNTVLDDSIGGAVWFASRGAGCAMKEDEMKPYQSSAKVVLTGIGADEQLAGYSRHRVRFKTHGLEGLNKELEMELGRISSRNLGRDDRVIGDHGKEARFPFLDENVVSFLNSLSILEKADLTLPRGVGEKLILRLAALELGLTASTVLPKRAMQFGSKIAKMENNNEKASDKCNRLQVLSSE, from the exons ATGTGtggcatttgttgttcagtcactttctcCATTGGACATGGGGGGTATGATTTTTTGCACAGGAACCTACTCCATAATCTTAAACGACGGGGACCCGACAGTAGTCAACAGGTGTTAAAGAATGATAATGATTATCACTGTTTGTTTTCTGGTCATGTCCTTCACTTAAGAGGCCTTTTGACTCCCCAGCCTATTGAAGATGAAAAAGGCAATGTATTCCTTTGGAACGGAGAAATCTTTAGTGGAATATATGTAGGAACTGAAGAGAATGATACTCAAATTATGTTTaatcatctttcttcatataatAATGAATCTGAAATCATGTCACTTTTTTCAAGCATCCGTGGTCCATGGGCTTTTATTTATTACCAGGCCTCTAGTCATTGTGTGTGGTTTGGTAGGGATTATTTTGGTCGTCGCAGCTTACTTTGGCATTTTAGTAATACTGGGAAGGGTTTCTGCCTTGCCTCAGTGGGTACTGAAGCTGCTGGAATAGTAAACCAGTGGCAGGAAGTTCCAGCATGTGGAATTTTCAGAATTGATCTTAAATCCTCTGCCATTTCCAaacacataattttaaaattgtatccTTGGAAATATATTTCTGAAGAGAATACAGTAGAGGAAGTTGACAAGAGTCTTAATCAGATTTTAGATGATTTGCCAAAATTTGTATCCGTTGAGATAAATGAAGGCAGACTTTGTCTTAAGACACCTGTTGCTCCATTAAATACAGAGTTGCCACAAGGTTCATTTGAATCTGATCATAGTTCCCATATCCCAGCTACTATAGAAAAtcttcaagtttttctgaaacatgAGCACATGAAGAAAGCAGTTCATCGGTTAATTGATGTCTTAAGTGAAGCAGTAAAGAAACGAGTTTTATGTTTATCTAGGACTGAAAGTCTATTCCTAAATGATGACCTTTCTAAAGCCTCTGCTAAGGAGGCAAATATTGCAATACTTTTTTCTGGTGGCATTGATTCCATGGTTATTGCAAGCCTTGCTGATCGACATGTTCCTTTTGATGAACCAATTGATCTTCTTAATGTTGCTTTCATGACTAAAGAACGGACTGGGCATACTACTTTCACCAAAAAAAGTGGTAAACTGAAAAAAAGTCTTGAAACATCTTCTGAGGAAAGCAGTAAAGGACTTGCTACCACAGCTGATAATATTCAGGACCAGAATTTTAATGTGCCAGACCGACTCACTGGCAGAGCAGGACTAAAGGAATTGAAAGCTATaaatcctttaagaatttggaattTTGTTGAAATTAATGTTTCCCTGGAAGAACTACAGAGAATGAGACAACACCGGATAAGCCAATTAGTTCAACCGTTGAATACAGTTTTGGATGACAGCATTGGTGGTGCAGTCTGGTTTGCATCTAGAGGAGCTGGCTGTGCTATgaaagaagatgaaatgaaaCCATACCAAAGTTCTGCAAAG GTAGTTCTTACTGGGATTGGTGCTGATGAACAGCTTGCAGGATATTCTCGTCATCGTGTTCGCTTCAAGACACATGGTCTAGAGGGATtaaataaagaactggaaatggaacTGGGTCGAATTTCTTCTAGAAATCTTGGCCGTGATGACAGGGTTATTGGCGATCATGGAAAAGAAGCAAG gTTTCCTTTCCTTGATGAAAATGTCGTCTcctttctaaattctctctctattTTGGAAAAAGCAGACTTGACTTTGCCCCGTGGAGTTGGTGAGAAATTGATTCTGCGCCTTGCAGCACTAGAACTTGGTCTTACAGCTTCCACTGTTCTGCCAAAAAGAGCCATGCAGTTTGGATCTAAAAttgcaaaaatggaaaataataatgaaaaggcCTCTGATAAATGTAATCGACTCCAAGTGTTATCCTCAGAGTAA